GCCGGCATGATGAAGGGCTCCGGCTCCTCCGCCGGCGGCGTCAACTTCGTGCGCAAGCGCGGCCAGGACAAGGCCCACACCACGCTGACCTTGTCCGCCGGCACCTGGGACAACTACCGTGGCCAGGTGGACGTGGGCGGCCCGCTCAACGAATCGGGTACCGTGCGTGGCCGCGCCGTGGCCACCCTGCAGGATCGCCAGTACTTCTACGACAACGCCAAGCGCCAGGACCAGGTGCTGTACGGCGCCCTGGACTGGGACGTGACGCCCGACACCACCCTGGGCGTGGGCCTTGCCTATGAAGACGTCGACGCCTCGCCCTGCTACCACGGCCTGCCCCGCTACGCCGACGGCAGCGACCTGAAGCTGTCGCGCTCCACCTGCCTGGGCGCCAGCTGGAACGACCAGCAAAGCCAGCGCACCACCGGCTTCGCCGACCTCAAGCATCGTTTCAACGACGACTGGACGCTGAACTTTGCCTCGGTCTACACCCACAACAACCAGAACATCGAGTACGGCTACGCCGAGGGCGCGGTGCCGGTGGGCGCCGGCAGCGCCGGGATCCGCCGCTATGCCGGGCGGTTCGACTACGACCAGGATGACTACGGCTTCGATAGCTACCTCGACGGCAAGTTCGAGGCGTTCGGCCTCGAGCACGAGCTGATCGTCGGCGCCAACGCCAGCCGCCAGCAGACCCACGATTACTTCGCGCTGATGGGCCTGAGCGGTACCCAGAACCCGTTCGATCCGTCCCCGGCCTTCCCCCATCCGTCCAAGGACGCGTTCCTGAGCGCTCCCAGCCGCGGCGGTAGCGTCCCCACCGACTCCACCACCACCCAGTACGGCACCTACGCCACCCTGCGCCTGAAGCTGGCCGAGCCATTGACCCTGGTGCTCGGTACGCGGGTGAGCTGGTACCGCAACAAGAGCGATTCCTACACCCAGGCCTGGGACTACTGGGTACACAACCGCAGCCAGGAAAACGGCCAGGTCACGCCCTTCGCCGCCGTGCTCTACGACCTCAACGATGAGTGGACCGTCTACGCCAGCTACGCCGACATCTTCCAGCCGCAGAGCAATCTGGTGAATGCCCAGGGCCAGGCCCTGCAGCCCAAGACCGGCGCCAACTACGAGCTGGGTATCAAGGGTGAGCTGTTCGGCGGTGCACTGAACACCGCCTTCAACCTGTTCCGCACGGTCGAGGAGCACCGCGCCGAAACCGACTTCGCCGACACCTGCCTGGGCTCGGGCGACCAGTACTGCTACACCGACAGCGGCAAGGTCCGCGCCCAGGGCTTCGAGGCCGAGGTCAGCGGCTCGCCCATCGAACGCCTGCAGTTGCTGGCGGGCTACACCTACACCCAGACCAAATACCTGAACACCATCAACCAGACCGACCCGACCGAGCTGACCTTCACCTCCAGCTTCATCCCGCGGCACATGCTCAAGGTCTGGGGTGACTACCAGCTGGACGGCGCGCTCGAACGCTGGACCGTCGGCGCCGGGGTTTCCAGCCAGAGCGACAACTT
This window of the Pseudomonas mosselii genome carries:
- a CDS encoding TonB-dependent siderophore receptor, with amino-acid sequence MPAPHPTARLRLAVRRFAFGLSLASVPCALLAPAHAMASSQNTYHIAAGPLGNAITQFGVQAGVTISFDTEQTRHLSTAGLDGSYSVEEGLLRLLASSGLQAQRQGNGGYVLVPADNGTAMELGPLTIDANRLDATSEGTQSYAARAVTIGKGVHSLKETPQSVTVMTRKMLDDQNLNTLEQVLDKTPGITVYDSPMGGKYFYSRGFNLDGQYQYDGVPLDVGGNYVQANSFSSDMAFYDRVEILKGAAGMMKGSGSSAGGVNFVRKRGQDKAHTTLTLSAGTWDNYRGQVDVGGPLNESGTVRGRAVATLQDRQYFYDNAKRQDQVLYGALDWDVTPDTTLGVGLAYEDVDASPCYHGLPRYADGSDLKLSRSTCLGASWNDQQSQRTTGFADLKHRFNDDWTLNFASVYTHNNQNIEYGYAEGAVPVGAGSAGIRRYAGRFDYDQDDYGFDSYLDGKFEAFGLEHELIVGANASRQQTHDYFALMGLSGTQNPFDPSPAFPHPSKDAFLSAPSRGGSVPTDSTTTQYGTYATLRLKLAEPLTLVLGTRVSWYRNKSDSYTQAWDYWVHNRSQENGQVTPFAAVLYDLNDEWTVYASYADIFQPQSNLVNAQGQALQPKTGANYELGIKGELFGGALNTAFNLFRTVEEHRAETDFADTCLGSGDQYCYTDSGKVRAQGFEAEVSGSPIERLQLLAGYTYTQTKYLNTINQTDPTELTFTSSFIPRHMLKVWGDYQLDGALERWTVGAGVSSQSDNFRRQGNLSIEQAGYTLWSGRVQYRLDEHWSLALNGNNLLDKRYYSTVGATGWGNYYGEPRNFMVTLKGSF